A window of the Brassica oleracea var. oleracea cultivar TO1000 chromosome C1, BOL, whole genome shotgun sequence genome harbors these coding sequences:
- the LOC106298798 gene encoding probable U3 small nucleolar RNA-associated protein 7, giving the protein MEVALEDNNLMEKVLPPDEQEINVELEAKEKKYLRGEGANLESLKDKKLKTQLASREKLYGKSAKAAAKIEKWLLPASAGYLETDGLEKTWRIKQTDIAKEVDLLSSKNQYDIVLPDFGPYKLDFTASGRHMLAGGRKGHLALVDMMNMNLIKEIHVRETVRDVAFLHNDQFFAAAQKKYSYIYARDGTELHCLKERGPVARLRFLKNHFLLASVNKIGQLHYQDVTYGDMVASIRTGKGRTDVMEVNPYNGVVALGHSGGTVTMWKPTSQAPLVQMQCHPGPVSAVAFHPNGHLMATSGKERKVKIWDLRKFEEVQTIHGFHAKTLSFSQKGLLAAGTGSFVQILGDSSGGGYSRYMSHPMVKGYQVEKVMFRPYEDVLRIGHSMGWSSVLIPGSGEPNFDSWVANPFETSKQRREKEVHLLLDKLPPETIMLDPSKIGAMRPSRRKEKPTRGEIEAEKEVAIEAAKSVEMKKKTKGRNKPSKRTKKKKELVENAKKTFPELEEKNIAGKKRRIGEDAAAELPTSLKRFARKN; this is encoded by the exons ATGGAGGTTGCTTTAGAGGATAACAATCTCATGGAGAAGGTCCTGCCTCCTGATGAGCAG GAGATCAATGTTGAGTTGGAGGCTAAGGAAAAGAAGTATCTTAGAGGAGAAGGTGCTAACTTAGAG TCATTGAAAGATAAGAAACTAAAGACTCAGCTTGCTTCACGAGAAAAGCTGTATGGCAAATCTGCAAAAGCTGCTGCTAAAATTGAGAAA TGGCTCTTGCCGGCTTCGGCAGGGTACTTGGAGACTGATGGGTTAGAGAAGACTTGGAGGATCAAGCAGACGGATATTGCCAAAGAAGTAGATTTATTAAGCTCAAAAAACCAATATGACATAGTGCTCCCAG ATTTTGGCCCTTACAAACTTGATTTTACTGCAAGCGGTCGACATATGCTAGCTGGTGGTCGCAAAGGCCACCTTGCTCTTGTAGACATGATGAATATGAACTTGATCAAAGAGATACAT GTAAGAGAAACAGTACGTGATGTTGCCTTCCTGCACAATGACCAGTTCTTTGCAGCTGCCCAGAAGAA GTATTCTTATATTTACGCGAGGGATGGAACTGAACTCCATTGTCTGAAG GAGCGTGGTCCAGTTGCCAGACTCCGGTTCCTAAAAAACCATTTCCTCCTCGCATCAGTAAACAAAATCGGCCAGCTCCACTACCAAGACGTTACCTACGGCGACATGGTGGCTAGCATCCGTACAGGCAAAGGCAGAACAGACGTAATGGAAGTGAATCCCTACAACGGCGTTGTCGCCTTGGGACATTCCGGTGGAACCGTCACGATGTGGAAACCCACCAGCCAAGCACCTCTGGTCCAAATGCAGTGCCACCCTGGACCGGTCTCTGCTGTTGCCTTTCATCCGAACGGTCATCTCATGGCCACGTCTGGTAAAGAGCGCAAAGTCAAGATCTGGGACCTTCGCAAGTTCGAGGAGGTTCAGACCATCCACGGTTTCCACGCCAAGACGTTGAGTTTCAGCCAGAAAGGGTTGCTAGCGGCTGGAACCGGATCGTTTGTTCAAATTTTGGGAGACTCGAGTGGTGGCGGCTATAGTAGATACATGAGTCACCCGATGGTGAAAGGCTACCAGGTGGAGAAGGTTATGTTCAGACCGTATGAGGATGTTCTCAGGATCGGCCACTCGATGGGATGGTCGAGCGTCCTCATTCCAGGGTCTGGGGAGCCTAACTTCGACTCTTGGGTGGCTAATCCGTTTGAGACGTCGAAGCAGAGGAGGGAGAAGGAAGTTCATTTGCTTCTTGATAAGCTTCCACCTGAGACGATCATGCTTGATCCTTCGAAGATCGGGGCGATGAGGCCGTCGAGGAGGAAGGAGAAGCCGACGAGAGGGGAGATTGAGGCGGAGAAGGAGGTGGCGATAGAGGCGGCGAAGAGCGTTGAGATGAAGAAGAAGACGAAAGGGAGGAATAAGCCGAGTAAGAGGACTAAGAAGAAGAAGGAGTTGGTGGAGAATGCGAAGAAGACGTTCCCGGAGCTAGAAGAGAAGAACATTGCTGGAAAGAAGAGAAGGATCGGTGAAGATGCTGCGGCTGAGTTGCCCACGAGTTTGAAAAGGTTTGCTCGGAAAAACTGA